The Shewanella japonica genome has a window encoding:
- a CDS encoding VOC family protein produces the protein MRLEHLNLVVNDLTETLAFYQAAFPHWTVRGGGEGEWHGVQRKWIHFGDDNNYLSLNDNGKGTMRPIEGYDLGLAHFAYEVSDLEGLRNRMEKAGFEIAIVGGKDANYDSVYYNDPNGYEVEFVQYTTDIPSERNQY, from the coding sequence ATGCGATTAGAACATTTAAATTTAGTGGTGAATGACTTAACTGAGACGCTGGCTTTTTATCAAGCTGCTTTTCCTCATTGGACTGTTCGTGGTGGCGGTGAGGGCGAGTGGCATGGAGTGCAGCGTAAATGGATTCATTTTGGCGATGATAATAACTATTTGTCACTTAACGATAACGGTAAAGGAACAATGAGGCCAATAGAAGGATATGATCTCGGCCTCGCTCATTTTGCTTATGAGGTGTCAGATCTCGAAGGTTTACGAAACAGAATGGAAAAAGCAGGGTTTGAAATCGCTATCGTTGGTGGAAAAGATGCTAACTACGACAGTGTTTATTATAACGATCCCAACGGTTATGAAGTTGAGTTTGTTCAATATACAACAGATATTCCGAGTGAAAGAAACCAATACTAA
- a CDS encoding DEAD/DEAH box helicase — protein sequence MPFAKLGLSDPITSALNKLGYTEPSPIQAKAIPVALSGKNIIAAAQTGTGKTASFILPILERFKAGQKVRGKRVKALVLAPTRELVVQVEQNIKLYSQNLSINSMVMYGGVDSKQQKQRLIEGIDILVATPGRLLDMYTQRAVNFDELEVLVLDEADRMLDMGFIEDINRIIELLPDDRQNMLFSATLSNQVRALAKSAMKKPVQISVEADTDAQPKIEQWLTTVDKDKKSALLSHLIKENDWQQALIFIETKHGAAKLVTQLEKRGIIAESFHSGRSQPIREQILADFKAGKISYLIATGVASRGIDIDELPLVINYDLPFPADDYVHRIGRTGRAGAKGLAVSLVSKDDFKNLCAIERRLGHIIERKEVDGFAPRKEVPISILDFVPKNPKMPNSSKTKSANAGAKTEDDKPRLSRGKSDKPKNNHYNKNKAKKFNQEDNKKPYENSKSNARKQTRVDSAPTSSVPNGTGAVNPWKQ from the coding sequence ATGCCATTTGCAAAACTGGGATTAAGCGATCCAATCACTAGTGCGTTGAATAAATTAGGCTATACCGAGCCTAGTCCTATTCAAGCTAAAGCCATTCCTGTTGCTCTATCGGGTAAGAATATCATTGCTGCAGCGCAAACAGGCACAGGTAAAACCGCTAGTTTTATTTTACCCATTTTAGAGCGCTTTAAAGCGGGTCAAAAAGTCCGAGGGAAACGAGTTAAAGCTTTGGTACTGGCTCCAACGCGTGAACTTGTTGTGCAAGTTGAGCAAAATATCAAACTGTACAGTCAAAATTTATCCATCAATTCGATGGTGATGTATGGTGGCGTAGACAGTAAACAACAAAAGCAGCGTTTAATTGAAGGTATCGATATCTTAGTCGCCACTCCTGGTCGTTTACTTGATATGTATACCCAACGTGCTGTTAATTTTGATGAGTTAGAAGTTTTAGTCCTAGATGAAGCCGACAGAATGCTTGATATGGGCTTTATTGAAGACATTAACCGCATTATCGAACTTTTACCTGATGACCGCCAAAATATGTTGTTTTCGGCAACGCTTTCTAATCAAGTACGCGCTTTAGCTAAATCGGCGATGAAAAAACCAGTGCAAATATCAGTCGAAGCTGACACAGATGCACAGCCAAAAATCGAGCAATGGTTAACCACGGTTGATAAAGATAAAAAATCAGCATTGTTAAGCCATTTAATTAAAGAAAATGATTGGCAACAAGCCTTAATTTTTATCGAAACTAAACATGGTGCAGCAAAGCTTGTCACTCAACTCGAAAAGCGTGGCATTATTGCTGAATCATTCCATAGCGGTCGTAGCCAGCCAATCCGAGAACAAATTTTAGCGGACTTTAAAGCTGGCAAAATCAGCTATTTAATCGCAACGGGGGTGGCATCTCGAGGCATTGATATTGATGAACTACCGTTAGTGATTAACTACGACCTGCCATTTCCTGCTGACGACTATGTTCATCGCATTGGTCGTACGGGACGTGCTGGCGCAAAAGGCTTGGCTGTTTCTTTAGTCTCAAAGGATGACTTTAAAAATTTATGCGCTATTGAACGTCGTTTAGGCCATATCATCGAGCGTAAAGAAGTAGACGGCTTTGCACCTCGTAAAGAAGTGCCTATTTCAATTTTAGATTTTGTCCCTAAAAATCCTAAAATGCCAAACTCTTCCAAAACTAAGTCAGCAAACGCTGGGGCAAAAACAGAGGATGACAAACCACGCTTGTCACGAGGTAAATCTGATAAGCCCAAGAACAATCATTACAATAAAAATAAAGCAAAGAAATTTAACCAAGAAGACAATAAAAAACCCTACGAGAATTCAAAAAGTAATGCTCGTAAACAGACAAGAGTTGACTCAGCACCTACATCTTCAGTCCCAAATGGCACTGGCGCAGTTAACCCTTGGAAGCAATAA
- a CDS encoding VOC family protein: MRLNQVTLPVHDLSLACDFYLTLGFIQIVSSNHYARFMCPDGDATFSLFKQDKPQLVDDAVNSSVIYFEHEALNEWVNDLLTKGIEFYQLPLDAGYLWREAILFDPSGNKIKLYWAGENRLNPPWRVNIKK, encoded by the coding sequence ATGCGATTAAACCAAGTCACTTTACCTGTGCATGATTTGTCGCTTGCTTGCGATTTTTATCTGACGCTGGGCTTTATCCAAATTGTTAGTAGCAATCATTATGCTCGTTTTATGTGTCCAGACGGCGACGCAACATTTTCGCTTTTTAAGCAAGATAAACCACAGTTAGTGGATGATGCGGTAAATTCCAGTGTCATTTACTTTGAGCATGAAGCGTTAAATGAATGGGTTAATGATTTATTGACGAAAGGGATTGAGTTTTATCAGCTACCTTTGGATGCCGGCTATTTGTGGCGCGAAGCGATTTTATTTGACCCGTCTGGTAATAAAATTAAATTGTACTGGGCTGGAGAAAATCGGCTTAACCCGCCATGGCGAGTTAATATAAAAAAGTAG
- a CDS encoding acetolactate synthase 3 large subunit yields the protein MEKLSGASMIVRSLIDEGVKHIFGYPGGSVLDIYDALHEIAGVEHILVRHEQAAVHMADGYARATGDVGVVLVTSGPGATNAITGIATAYMDSIPMVVLSGQVHSNLIGNDAFQECDMIGISRPIVKHSFLVKDPQEIPEIIKKAFYIASTGRPGPVVVDLPKDCLNPEILHDYVYPESINMRSYSPTTSGHKGQIRRGLHALLAAKKPVLYVGGGAIISECDKQILQLAERLNIPVINTLMGLGAFPGTHSQCLGMLGMHGRYEANMAMHNSDLIFGIGVRFDDRTTNNVEKYCPNAKILHIDIDPSSISKTVRVDIPIVGSAENILDSMLNLLDETQKSNDAETINQWWEEINQWRQRDSLAYDKSSDRIKPQQVIETLHKLTDGDAYVTSDVGQHQMFAALYYPFDKPRRWINSGGLGTMGFGLPAAMGVKMAMPDETVVCVTGDGSIQMNIQELSTALQYDTPVKIINLNNRFLGMVKQWQDMIYSGRHSHSYMDSVPNFAKIAEAYGHVGMTISDPNELESKLAEALAMKDKLVFVDISVDETEHVYPMLIRGESMKDMWLSKTERS from the coding sequence ATGGAAAAATTATCCGGCGCAAGTATGATTGTGCGCTCGTTAATCGATGAAGGCGTAAAACACATCTTTGGCTACCCTGGTGGCTCAGTTCTCGATATCTACGATGCACTGCATGAAATTGCAGGTGTCGAACACATCCTTGTAAGACACGAACAAGCCGCTGTACACATGGCTGATGGTTATGCCCGTGCCACGGGTGATGTTGGTGTTGTTCTTGTAACATCTGGTCCGGGGGCAACTAATGCCATTACCGGAATAGCTACTGCCTACATGGACTCCATTCCAATGGTGGTATTATCTGGTCAAGTTCATAGTAACTTGATTGGTAATGATGCATTCCAAGAATGTGACATGATTGGTATCTCACGCCCAATCGTTAAACACAGCTTTTTAGTGAAAGATCCTCAGGAAATCCCTGAGATCATTAAAAAAGCCTTTTATATAGCCTCAACAGGTCGACCAGGTCCTGTGGTGGTCGATTTACCAAAAGACTGCTTAAATCCTGAAATTTTACATGACTATGTTTATCCAGAAAGCATAAACATGCGCTCTTATAGCCCAACAACCTCAGGGCATAAAGGCCAGATCCGCCGTGGCCTACACGCCCTTCTCGCGGCTAAAAAACCCGTATTATATGTTGGCGGCGGCGCAATTATCTCTGAGTGCGACAAGCAAATTCTACAACTTGCTGAACGCCTGAATATTCCTGTTATTAATACCTTAATGGGATTAGGCGCATTTCCTGGGACTCACTCACAATGTTTAGGCATGTTAGGGATGCATGGTCGCTATGAAGCAAACATGGCAATGCATAATAGTGACTTAATATTTGGCATTGGGGTTCGTTTTGATGATCGGACAACCAATAACGTTGAAAAGTATTGCCCTAACGCAAAAATCTTACATATTGATATCGATCCATCATCGATTTCTAAAACAGTGCGTGTCGATATCCCCATTGTTGGTTCTGCTGAAAACATTCTCGACAGTATGCTCAACCTACTTGATGAAACACAAAAATCTAATGACGCAGAAACCATTAACCAATGGTGGGAAGAAATCAATCAGTGGCGTCAACGAGATAGTTTAGCTTATGACAAGTCATCCGATAGAATTAAGCCTCAACAGGTCATTGAAACATTACACAAATTAACTGATGGCGATGCTTACGTCACATCAGATGTCGGCCAGCATCAAATGTTTGCAGCACTCTACTATCCATTTGATAAACCACGTCGTTGGATTAACTCAGGTGGTCTAGGCACCATGGGCTTTGGTTTACCTGCTGCTATGGGCGTTAAAATGGCGATGCCAGATGAAACCGTAGTTTGTGTCACTGGTGATGGCTCAATCCAAATGAACATTCAAGAGCTTTCAACAGCACTTCAATACGATACACCCGTAAAAATCATCAACCTAAATAACCGCTTTTTAGGTATGGTGAAGCAATGGCAAGATATGATTTATTCAGGCCGTCATTCACATTCATACATGGACTCAGTGCCTAACTTCGCCAAGATTGCAGAAGCCTATGGTCATGTAGGTATGACTATTAGCGATCCAAATGAGCTTGAATCAAAATTAGCTGAAGCACTCGCAATGAAAGACAAACTTGTGTTTGTTGATATTAGTGTCGACGAAACAGAGCACGTTTACCCAATGCTAATTCGTGGTGAATCAATGAAAGATATGTGGTTAAGCAAAACGGAGAGAAGCTAA
- a CDS encoding alpha/beta hydrolase, whose protein sequence is MSSATTALERITVEPTTAATACVIWLHGLGDSGAGFAPVVPLLGLPQDHSIRFVFPHAPEQPVTINGGYIMRSWYDIKSMDLHDRADINGVLASEKSVKALINEQIESGIAAENIVLAGFSQGGVMSLFTGLRFEHTLAGIMALSCYLPAGEALPEGLHPSNSQTPLLQHHGEQDEVVPLFAGKMAYDALNKAGYASTWKTFPMPHSVIPEQLTEIGQWITGRLIN, encoded by the coding sequence ATGTCGTCTGCAACTACTGCACTTGAACGTATTACTGTTGAACCTACTACTGCAGCCACTGCTTGTGTCATTTGGTTACATGGCTTAGGTGATTCGGGAGCTGGCTTTGCACCAGTGGTGCCTTTATTGGGGTTACCACAAGATCACAGCATTCGATTTGTTTTTCCTCATGCTCCGGAACAACCCGTAACTATTAACGGTGGTTACATCATGCGCTCATGGTATGACATTAAAAGTATGGACTTACATGATCGTGCAGATATTAACGGTGTATTAGCATCAGAAAAATCGGTTAAAGCGCTGATTAATGAACAAATTGAGTCGGGTATTGCTGCTGAAAATATTGTTTTGGCTGGCTTTAGCCAAGGTGGCGTGATGAGTTTATTTACTGGTTTGCGTTTTGAGCATACATTAGCTGGCATTATGGCGCTGTCTTGTTATTTGCCTGCTGGCGAGGCGTTACCTGAAGGTTTACATCCATCAAATAGCCAAACCCCTTTATTACAACACCATGGTGAGCAAGATGAGGTCGTCCCTTTGTTTGCAGGTAAGATGGCCTATGATGCGTTAAATAAAGCCGGTTATGCGTCGACTTGGAAAACGTTCCCTATGCCGCACAGTGTTATTCCTGAACAATTAACTGAAATCGGCCAATGGATCACAGGGCGACTAATTAACTAG
- the soxR gene encoding redox-sensitive transcriptional activator SoxR: MLNEMDLSVGQVAKRCGVRVSSLHFYEKKGLIKSLRNQGNQRRYHRDVIRRISVIKAAQKMGVSLQEIKHAFSYLPNERTPNKDDWAKLSESWHKQLTQRIHYLTDLRDSLNACIGCGCLSMKSCPIYNPEDNLGIDGVGSVILDKAFNDD; encoded by the coding sequence ATGCTCAATGAAATGGATTTAAGTGTTGGTCAAGTAGCTAAGCGTTGTGGTGTTAGGGTATCTAGCCTGCACTTTTACGAAAAAAAAGGTTTGATTAAAAGCCTACGTAATCAAGGAAACCAGCGCCGATACCATCGAGACGTGATCAGAAGAATATCAGTGATTAAAGCAGCACAAAAAATGGGGGTGAGTTTACAAGAAATTAAACATGCATTTAGTTATTTACCCAATGAACGGACACCGAATAAAGATGATTGGGCTAAATTGTCTGAGTCATGGCACAAGCAGTTAACTCAACGGATTCATTATTTGACCGATTTAAGGGACTCTCTAAATGCTTGTATCGGTTGTGGTTGTCTATCTATGAAGTCTTGCCCTATTTACAACCCTGAAGACAATTTGGGTATTGACGGTGTTGGTTCTGTCATTCTTGATAAAGCCTTTAATGATGATTAA
- the ushA gene encoding bifunctional UDP-sugar hydrolase/5'-nucleotidase UshA, whose protein sequence is MSKTILPLLIATSGLVALSGCEQRPQCDDNNCTKFTVLHTNDNHGRFWHNKAGEAGMAARFTVIDGIRKEVAAQGGHTLVLSGGDINTGVPESDLQKAVPDFIGMNMIGYDAMAVGNHEFDNPLSVLDEQAKLANFPMLAANIYHKDTQERYFEPYKMFTLGDLNIAVVGLTTDDTPKLTNPLHTETLTFTNPIAEMKQLIPQIKANEKVDLVFAATHMGHYENGEFGSNAPGDVTMARELEEGMLDAIIGGHSQNPVCMSGRNSEYDKRFMPGDSCRPDKQNGTYIMQAHEWGRYVGRADFEYINDKLYLVDYQLIPINLKRMAFGKKLAWPVAEPIERNAEVEAVLKPYQDKGSAELDVVIGRVNGLLQGERKVVRSQQTNLGRLIAKVHSEKVRADFGIMNSGGVRASIQAGEVAYRDVLTVQPFSNTIGFAEMTGEKLVKYLSKVASNTRTSGAYAQFYGIDMTVKCRDQDVEIHSINNKPFDINETYTFSIPSFSAAGGDNYPKINILEAGYVDAIELYDYIKTQQQINIEDYEPNGEVKFVQSKSSLGCSIY, encoded by the coding sequence ATGAGTAAGACAATACTGCCGTTACTTATTGCCACGAGTGGGTTGGTGGCTTTATCGGGCTGTGAACAACGGCCACAATGTGACGATAACAACTGTACTAAATTTACTGTACTACATACCAATGATAATCACGGACGCTTTTGGCACAATAAAGCGGGCGAAGCAGGAATGGCTGCGCGATTTACTGTGATTGACGGTATTCGTAAAGAAGTGGCTGCGCAAGGTGGTCATACACTGGTGTTATCAGGCGGTGATATTAACACCGGTGTACCAGAATCTGATTTACAAAAAGCAGTACCTGATTTTATTGGTATGAACATGATTGGTTACGATGCCATGGCCGTTGGTAACCATGAATTTGATAACCCTTTATCTGTTTTAGATGAGCAAGCAAAGCTGGCCAACTTTCCAATGTTAGCGGCAAATATTTATCATAAAGATACTCAAGAGCGATATTTTGAGCCTTACAAGATGTTTACCTTGGGGGATTTGAATATTGCGGTAGTGGGTCTGACGACAGATGATACCCCCAAGTTGACCAATCCTTTACATACCGAAACGCTGACCTTCACTAATCCTATTGCAGAAATGAAGCAGCTTATTCCACAAATAAAGGCAAATGAAAAAGTCGATCTTGTGTTTGCTGCAACGCACATGGGCCATTATGAAAATGGCGAATTTGGTAGTAATGCACCAGGTGATGTCACTATGGCTCGTGAGCTTGAAGAAGGCATGCTTGATGCGATTATCGGTGGACACTCCCAAAACCCTGTGTGTATGAGTGGTCGCAACAGTGAGTATGATAAACGCTTTATGCCGGGGGACTCATGTCGCCCAGATAAGCAAAATGGCACGTATATAATGCAAGCTCACGAATGGGGACGTTATGTAGGCCGTGCAGATTTTGAGTACATTAATGACAAACTTTATTTAGTCGACTATCAATTAATTCCTATTAACCTTAAGCGTATGGCTTTTGGTAAAAAGTTAGCTTGGCCAGTTGCTGAGCCAATTGAACGAAATGCGGAAGTTGAAGCTGTGCTTAAACCTTACCAAGATAAAGGCAGTGCTGAACTCGATGTTGTTATTGGTCGCGTAAATGGTTTATTGCAAGGTGAGCGTAAAGTCGTACGTTCTCAGCAAACCAACCTTGGTCGTTTGATTGCAAAAGTGCACAGTGAAAAAGTGCGTGCTGATTTTGGCATTATGAATTCAGGTGGTGTAAGGGCATCCATTCAAGCAGGTGAGGTCGCATATCGTGATGTATTAACGGTACAACCTTTTTCAAATACCATAGGTTTTGCTGAAATGACCGGTGAAAAGCTGGTTAAATACTTATCAAAAGTAGCGTCCAATACGCGTACTAGCGGCGCTTATGCACAGTTTTATGGTATTGATATGACAGTGAAATGTCGCGATCAAGATGTTGAGATCCATAGCATAAACAACAAGCCTTTTGATATTAACGAAACTTATACCTTCTCGATCCCAAGCTTTAGCGCCGCAGGCGGTGATAACTATCCTAAGATTAATATTTTAGAAGCAGGCTATGTGGATGCTATTGAGCTTTATGATTATATTAAGACGCAACAGCAAATTAATATTGAAGATTATGAGCCAAATGGTGAAGTTAAGTTTGTTCAGTCTAAGAGCAGTTTAGGGTGCAGTATTTATTAA
- the ilvN gene encoding acetolactate synthase small subunit → MRRIISVLLENQPGALSRVVGLFSQRGYNIESLTVAPTEDTTLSRLNITVNAEANVHEQIEKQLHKLIDILKVSNITENAHIERELALVKVKAQGELREEVKRTADIFRGQIVDVTSSLYTIQMAGTSEKIDAFISALAEVTKVIEVSRSGVVGLARGDKAMKA, encoded by the coding sequence ATGCGTCGTATTATTTCTGTATTACTTGAAAACCAACCAGGTGCATTGTCTCGTGTGGTTGGCTTATTCTCTCAACGTGGCTACAACATTGAAAGTTTAACCGTGGCGCCGACAGAGGACACCACACTTTCTAGACTGAATATCACAGTCAATGCCGAAGCCAATGTTCATGAGCAAATTGAAAAACAGCTGCATAAGCTCATTGATATATTAAAAGTATCCAACATTACTGAAAATGCGCATATTGAACGTGAGTTAGCATTAGTCAAAGTCAAAGCACAAGGTGAGCTGCGTGAAGAAGTGAAACGCACAGCTGATATCTTCCGCGGACAGATTGTTGATGTAACTTCAAGCTTATATACTATTCAAATGGCGGGTACCAGTGAGAAAATTGATGCTTTTATCAGTGCACTTGCCGAAGTCACTAAAGTCATTGAAGTTTCACGTTCAGGCGTTGTGGGTCTAGCACGCGGTGATAAGGCCATGAAAGCTTAA
- a CDS encoding Hsp20 family protein: MRKFNVTPDLTPLYRSAIGFDRLAKMAEHAAVQNGNTGYPPYNIELLGENRYRITMAVAGFSMQELDITSEGDKLLVKGNKVANVNDERKYLHQGIAERGFERTFQLADHVNVVGADLENGLLNIDLVREIPEALKARKIKINTANNTIDSE; this comes from the coding sequence ATGCGTAAATTTAATGTAACTCCCGATTTAACTCCTCTATACCGCAGTGCGATTGGTTTTGATCGTTTAGCTAAAATGGCTGAGCACGCTGCAGTGCAAAATGGTAACACTGGTTACCCTCCTTACAACATCGAATTGCTCGGTGAAAACCGTTACCGTATCACGATGGCTGTTGCTGGCTTTAGTATGCAAGAGCTTGATATTACAAGTGAAGGTGACAAGTTATTGGTTAAGGGCAACAAGGTTGCTAACGTCAATGACGAACGAAAATATTTACACCAAGGTATTGCAGAGCGTGGCTTTGAGCGCACTTTCCAGCTTGCAGATCATGTAAATGTTGTTGGTGCAGATTTAGAAAATGGTTTGTTGAATATTGATTTAGTAAGAGAAATACCTGAAGCGTTAAAAGCGCGTAAGATTAAAATCAACACAGCAAACAATACTATTGATAGTGAGTAA
- a CDS encoding GGDEF domain-containing protein translates to MMNMLTRFSLKQKAIAATIVLVLVLLSITLVSLVSFSSTQEKLTKVTSQYQPKMLSAMQLTSHFYHSLSVLGNYLIEKDDYNMNLYREKVNDINSTLTELVNLTNLNPELDDSEQLLRIRQLVDKIITHNLSMLELAQNNNKNMPAIGIASSKLEPIAINMNQIVNDLLLATAINEQQSILPLIEDLRYNWIMLVSEVRNYLAFRQLPTIDEIALFKTGVNQSFEALEKRRYEMDDDQLDLLDEFEANTAAYQAALVQAINIHAGNNWRADRQLMKQNTTPTLKELTKELEVLVTKQQRRIHESNLALSKQISEAENTIRFSIQVALAIALLVIFLSFKNKRLLSDILIHKESERKLFHKAHHDTLTKLANRAFFDDRLFKMFLDQETRSNRRSKRKDNLDENSHFFGLLYIDLDGFKAVNDNVGHDAGDFILIEVAKRMKNVVRNSDIVCRLGGDEFAVLLNDINHINSIEKISENLCKTISQPYHYKEQVLQVSASIGFSYSRHPQLPLHKKVKFRMEAIIKQADTAMYHAKENGKNQYAQFK, encoded by the coding sequence ATGATGAATATGTTAACTCGATTTAGTCTCAAACAAAAAGCCATAGCAGCCACAATTGTTCTTGTCTTAGTGCTACTTTCTATCACGTTAGTTTCACTTGTGAGTTTTTCTTCAACCCAAGAAAAACTCACCAAGGTCACATCGCAATATCAACCTAAAATGCTCAGCGCAATGCAATTAACCTCGCATTTTTACCATAGTTTGAGTGTATTAGGGAATTACCTCATTGAGAAAGATGATTACAACATGAACCTATATAGGGAAAAGGTAAATGACATCAATTCCACATTAACTGAACTGGTTAACTTAACAAACTTAAATCCCGAACTGGATGATTCTGAACAACTATTACGAATTAGGCAGTTAGTAGACAAAATCATAACTCATAATTTATCAATGCTAGAGTTAGCTCAAAACAACAATAAAAATATGCCTGCAATTGGGATTGCATCGTCAAAACTTGAGCCTATTGCCATCAATATGAATCAAATCGTTAATGACTTATTACTGGCAACTGCAATTAATGAACAGCAAAGCATCTTACCTTTGATTGAAGACCTTAGGTATAACTGGATTATGCTCGTCAGTGAAGTCAGAAACTACCTTGCCTTTAGGCAATTGCCAACCATAGATGAAATTGCGCTATTTAAAACAGGTGTTAATCAGTCATTTGAAGCATTAGAAAAACGTCGCTATGAAATGGATGACGATCAGCTCGACCTATTGGATGAATTCGAAGCAAATACCGCGGCCTATCAGGCAGCGCTTGTTCAAGCAATTAATATTCATGCAGGCAATAATTGGCGAGCCGATCGTCAATTAATGAAGCAGAACACCACACCAACACTCAAAGAGCTCACAAAAGAATTAGAGGTTCTCGTCACCAAGCAACAACGGCGAATACATGAAAGTAACCTCGCCTTGTCGAAGCAAATTAGTGAAGCGGAAAATACTATTCGTTTCTCAATACAAGTCGCGTTAGCGATTGCACTTTTGGTGATATTCTTATCTTTTAAAAATAAACGCTTATTGAGTGATATCTTAATTCATAAAGAAAGCGAGCGTAAACTGTTCCATAAAGCGCACCATGATACTTTAACAAAACTGGCCAATCGGGCATTTTTTGATGACCGACTATTTAAAATGTTTTTAGATCAAGAAACACGTTCTAATCGCCGCTCAAAAAGAAAAGATAACCTTGATGAAAACAGTCATTTTTTTGGTTTACTGTATATCGACCTTGATGGTTTTAAAGCCGTAAACGACAATGTTGGCCATGATGCGGGTGACTTTATTTTGATTGAAGTAGCAAAAAGAATGAAAAATGTGGTGCGTAATTCAGACATTGTTTGTCGCCTTGGTGGTGATGAATTCGCTGTGTTACTGAATGACATTAATCATATCAATAGTATTGAGAAAATCTCTGAAAACTTATGCAAAACAATCAGTCAACCTTACCACTATAAAGAGCAAGTATTACAAGTCAGTGCCAGTATTGGTTTTTCATATTCTAGACATCCACAATTGCCATTACACAAAAAAGTTAAATTTAGGATGGAAGCAATCATTAAACAAGCTGATACGGCCATGTACCACGCTAAAGAGAATGGCAAAAACCAATACGCACAATTTAAATAA